In Apis mellifera strain DH4 linkage group LG10, Amel_HAv3.1, whole genome shotgun sequence, the genomic window ttcttcttcttcttctttttttcatctataaGTTCAATTTGTCTCGCAGACGTATCACGATATTGGACACATATTCTTGAAGCAATGTTTGCTTTCCTTTTCCTACCGCTATCACCTCTTCGTGAGACGCTTGCTCGCACTTATCGTAATCCATGGTACATTGATTCGTGATCAGGCTGAAGGCGAACACGATCAAATCACAGTGTCTGGCGGTGATCACTTCGTGTACGGTAGACATTCCTGAAACGAAATACATAAGGCATTGTAGAATTTTCATGGACACAAttgattttcttcgaaaaatattctattccattagattaattatataattacactaACCTACAGCATCGACGCCGATCATTTTTAACATCCTCAGTTCGGCAACGGTCTCGAAATTCGGCCCACCGATGCACGCGTATACACCTTTGTGCACGATATCGCTTATCCCCATCTCTTTCGCTACCTGTAGACCGATCTTTAAGAGTTCGGCGTTGTAAGCTTTATTCATTGGCGGAAACCTCGGTCCAAATCTGAGAAACGCGAAGAGCAACGCGATCGTGATTCATCCTGCCGAGGAGACCGGTAATCGTTGGAAGGAAGCGCGGTGAAACTGGCAAGCATATTCGATGGATTCCGTACCgggaatattgatataataagaaaggaggaggaggaggaggaggaggaagaagaaaagttggAATGAAAGTATCTCAAGTTTCAAGGGATGGAAGGTTAACGAAAACTCAACCGAGTGTGAACCGAGACGAGAAGATAGAGAGgatagagaagagaagaaagatggAGAAAGAACGGCGAAGACGGAAAAATCGAGCAAGATCTTTAAGTAAATACGTCAATCAGATTCTTTGTGTCGGGTAAATAGTTCATCAATCCGATTCAACGGGTTGTTCCGatgaaatagattaattttattccttcgaCGACCTCAACGATCTCGCACGGCTATCCGGCTCTCCCCTTTTGCCCTTAGGGGGCGAGAACCCGAAGAATCGAGTTCGTCGAGCAGTTCGCAATCTGCGAGCGTCGTCGACGATTTTCCTTCCGGAAACGAGCCCGAAAGCCTTTGTCGACTCGAAGCGGATTCGAATTCATTGCCGTTCACACCGTGAATCTCACTCACAGCCCGCCTTTCAACcgctatttttttctctcatccATCATCCCTCCCAGTTTTAtctctcttcccctcttcccccactttttctcgataaaatcgaAGGAACTGATTAACGCTGATTAATTCTTGATGCACGGAGGATTTTGAGGTAAtgcaagaaaaagaataaaaaaataaaataaaataaaataaaactccaTAAGAGAAtataagagagagagtgtgtgtgtgtgtgtgtgtgtgtgtgtatatatacgggAGCAATACAAAATGGAGTAATGCGACGCGTTTCACGGTACGGCGCGTTGAGGATAAGAGGAACGAGGGAAAGTACCTGTCGTCGTTTGGCCCTTGAAGAGGGTTATTCCCCGCAAAACCCATCATGTTCAGGTGATCCTTCACTATCATAATGTCGCCAACCTTGTATGTGGGATTTAGACCTCCCGCCGCGTTCGTCGCGATCAGATGAGTCACACCTACGAGCTTCATAACTCTTACTGGCATGGCGCACTGCgtttggaaaagaaatataagtatatttatataaagtatgattaaattaaagaaaaagattaactcgatatataataacgttggatggaaaattttttattttcaaacgagatgtgtatgtaatttaatataaattcgtaGAGATTGCGAATaggtttttttttaccttccaAAGTGGATAACCCTCGTAATAGTGAAATCTGCCTTGCATGCACATAATTGGTACGGAATTCAAATAACCGAAAACCATCTGGCCTCGGTGACCCTTCACGGTGGAGACAGGAAAATGCGGGATTTCTTGATAGGGGATGTACTGCTTATTCTCGAGACAATCGGCCAGCGAACCTGGACACAACTCGTATTGCTCATTTGATCCTGTTTGGGAACAGAATAACGTTGACTTGTCCCACCACCAGAAATGCCAAgccatttcaaaattcatactAACTCATTCCAGAACCGCATATGATTCCAAGTT contains:
- the LOC408299 gene encoding purine nucleoside phosphorylase isoform X2, with product MPFADTINGYNHQLEQSKNNELLQTVEESSHSTYTFEDLQEAAQYLLDRIKLKPKLGIICGSGMSSLADCLENKQYIPYQEIPHFPVSTVKGHRGQMVFGYLNSVPIMCMQGRFHYYEGYPLWKCAMPVRVMKLVGVTHLIATNAAGGLNPTYKVGDIMIVKDHLNMMGFAGNNPLQGPNDDRFGPRFPPMNKAYNAELLKIGLQVAKEMGISDIVHKGVYACIGGPNFETVAELRMLKMIGVDAVGMSTVHEVITARHCDLIVFAFSLITNQCTMDYDKCEQASHEEVIAVGKGKQTLLQEYVSNIVIRLRDKLNL
- the LOC408299 gene encoding purine nucleoside phosphorylase isoform X1; the protein is MPFADTINGYNHQLEQSKNNELLQTVEESSHSTYTFEDLQEAAQYLLDRIKLKPKLGIICGSGMRSNEQYELCPGSLADCLENKQYIPYQEIPHFPVSTVKGHRGQMVFGYLNSVPIMCMQGRFHYYEGYPLWKCAMPVRVMKLVGVTHLIATNAAGGLNPTYKVGDIMIVKDHLNMMGFAGNNPLQGPNDDRFGPRFPPMNKAYNAELLKIGLQVAKEMGISDIVHKGVYACIGGPNFETVAELRMLKMIGVDAVGMSTVHEVITARHCDLIVFAFSLITNQCTMDYDKCEQASHEEVIAVGKGKQTLLQEYVSNIVIRLRDKLNL